The following proteins come from a genomic window of Sorghum bicolor cultivar BTx623 chromosome 3, Sorghum_bicolor_NCBIv3, whole genome shotgun sequence:
- the LOC110433985 gene encoding rust resistance kinase Lr10-like isoform X2, whose product MPERGKGTFATAFGIDLHFLRCVNDYSYRTKLFWAVVAMISAVDIVKFVIVFGMLSRFVFAPLAVLTFLAYKYWKTRISIDAVEKFLQMQQALSPTRYAYTDITAITGHFREKLGQGGYGSVYKGMLPGDVNVAVKMLGNSLCNGDEFISEVSTIGSIHHVNVVRLVGFCSEEMKRALVYEYMPRGSLDKYIFSSEQRFSWDKLNEIALGIARGINYLHQGCEMQILHFDIKPHNILLDNNFTPKVADFGLAKLYPRDNSFVPVSAAWGTIGYIAPEMISRNFGVVSCKSDVYSFGMLLLEMAGGRRNLDQHAERRSQMYYPAWVYNHLTRQEVGEICEAFDIHEVERKLCVVGLWCIQMKSHDRPTMSEVIGMLEAGVDGLQMPPEPFFCGDEQNSVTGTFRLSSELSAISENE is encoded by the exons ATGCCTGAAAGAGGCAAAGGG ACTTTTGCCACCGCTTTTGGGATCGACCTTCATTTCTTAAGATGTGTAAATGATTATTCATACCGAACTAAATTATTTTGGGCTGTGGTCGCCATGATATCTGCTGTGGACATTGTGAAGTTCGTGATAG TGTTTGGAATGCTATCGAGGTTTGTGTTTGCACCATTAGCTGTATTGACCTTCCTCGCCTACAAATACTGGAAAACAaggatatctattgatgcagtTGAGAAGTTTCTCCAAATGCAACAAGCTCTTAGCCCAACAAGGTATGCCTATACCGACATCACTGCAATCACAGGGCACTTCAGAGAGAAGCTTGGCCAAGGAGGCTATGGATCCGTGTACAAAGGCATGCTTCCAGGTGATGTCAATGTTGCTGTCAAAATGTTGGGCAATTCATTGTGCAATGGAGACGAATTTATCAGTGAAGTGTCCACCATCGGAAGTATCCACCATGTCAATGTAGTGCGTCTCGTGGGATTTTGTTCAGAAGAAATGAAGAGGGCTCTCGTCTATGAGTACATGCCTCGTGGATCTCTTGATAAGTACATCTTTTCTTCTGAGCAAAGATTTTCCTGGGATAAGCTCAATGAAATAGCTTTAGGCATTGCCAGAGGAATCAACTACTTGCACCAAGGATGTGAAATGCAGATACTGCACTTTGACATCAAACCACACAACATCCTTTTAGACAATAACTTCACTCCTAAAGTTGCCGACTTCGGGCTAGCCAAATTGTACCCGAGGGACAACAGCTTTGTGCCGGTGAGCGCTGCATGGGGAACTATCGGGTACATAGCTCCCGAGATGATATCCCGTAATTTCGGTGTTGTTTCATGCAAGTCAGATGTTTACAGCTTCGGGATGCTATTGCTGGAGATGGCTGGGGGGCGAAGAAACTTAGACCAACATGCAGAAAGGAGAAGCCAGATGTACTACCCAGCTTGGGTGTATAATCATCTAACTCGGCAAGAGGTAGGCGAGATTTGCGAAGCTTTTGATATCCATGAGGTGGAGAGGAAGCTGTGTGTTGTTGGGTTATGGTGCATTCAGATGAAATCACATGATCGACCAACGATGAGTGAGGTCATTGGGATGCTTGAAGCTGGCGTTGATGGTCTTCAGATGCCTCCCGAGCCATTCTTCTGTGGGGATGAGCAGAATTCCGTAACTGGTACTTTCCGTTTGTCCTCGGAGTTGAGTGCAATCTCAGAGAATGAATGA
- the LOC110433985 gene encoding rust resistance kinase Lr10-like isoform X3, whose protein sequence is MISAVDIVKFVIVFGMLSRFVFAPLAVLTFLAYKYWKTRISIDAVEKFLQMQQALSPTRYAYTDITAITGHFREKLGQGGYGSVYKGMLPGDVNVAVKMLGNSLCNGDEFISEVSTIGSIHHVNVVRLVGFCSEEMKRALVYEYMPRGSLDKYIFSSEQRFSWDKLNEIALGIARGINYLHQGCEMQILHFDIKPHNILLDNNFTPKVADFGLAKLYPRDNSFVPVSAAWGTIGYIAPEMISRNFGVVSCKSDVYSFGMLLLEMAGGRRNLDQHAERRSQMYYPAWVYNHLTRQEVGEICEAFDIHEVERKLCVVGLWCIQMKSHDRPTMSEVIGMLEAGVDGLQMPPEPFFCGDEQNSVTGTFRLSSELSAISENE, encoded by the exons ATGATATCTGCTGTGGACATTGTGAAGTTCGTGATAG TGTTTGGAATGCTATCGAGGTTTGTGTTTGCACCATTAGCTGTATTGACCTTCCTCGCCTACAAATACTGGAAAACAaggatatctattgatgcagtTGAGAAGTTTCTCCAAATGCAACAAGCTCTTAGCCCAACAAGGTATGCCTATACCGACATCACTGCAATCACAGGGCACTTCAGAGAGAAGCTTGGCCAAGGAGGCTATGGATCCGTGTACAAAGGCATGCTTCCAGGTGATGTCAATGTTGCTGTCAAAATGTTGGGCAATTCATTGTGCAATGGAGACGAATTTATCAGTGAAGTGTCCACCATCGGAAGTATCCACCATGTCAATGTAGTGCGTCTCGTGGGATTTTGTTCAGAAGAAATGAAGAGGGCTCTCGTCTATGAGTACATGCCTCGTGGATCTCTTGATAAGTACATCTTTTCTTCTGAGCAAAGATTTTCCTGGGATAAGCTCAATGAAATAGCTTTAGGCATTGCCAGAGGAATCAACTACTTGCACCAAGGATGTGAAATGCAGATACTGCACTTTGACATCAAACCACACAACATCCTTTTAGACAATAACTTCACTCCTAAAGTTGCCGACTTCGGGCTAGCCAAATTGTACCCGAGGGACAACAGCTTTGTGCCGGTGAGCGCTGCATGGGGAACTATCGGGTACATAGCTCCCGAGATGATATCCCGTAATTTCGGTGTTGTTTCATGCAAGTCAGATGTTTACAGCTTCGGGATGCTATTGCTGGAGATGGCTGGGGGGCGAAGAAACTTAGACCAACATGCAGAAAGGAGAAGCCAGATGTACTACCCAGCTTGGGTGTATAATCATCTAACTCGGCAAGAGGTAGGCGAGATTTGCGAAGCTTTTGATATCCATGAGGTGGAGAGGAAGCTGTGTGTTGTTGGGTTATGGTGCATTCAGATGAAATCACATGATCGACCAACGATGAGTGAGGTCATTGGGATGCTTGAAGCTGGCGTTGATGGTCTTCAGATGCCTCCCGAGCCATTCTTCTGTGGGGATGAGCAGAATTCCGTAACTGGTACTTTCCGTTTGTCCTCGGAGTTGAGTGCAATCTCAGAGAATGAATGA